In one Ralstonia pickettii genomic region, the following are encoded:
- a CDS encoding cyanophycin metabolism-associated ABC transporter: MTQSSPSSAPTVARAQEPWSVVLGSSLAPEETVQAGLQLDLDARLHFTHGWLVVTNRRLIGQAPGEKDLQSWDIAPGMTLAHSDHAGVGTLELSDGQHRLASWRYTLGHNTDALRLADAFDAQRDALTTGAKAAQPDADTCPICKAPLPTGDDNCPQCSRELEQPPSTWALLRLWRFAQPYRWELLAGFALLLIGTAATLVPPYLTMPLMDKVLIPYQNGQPVDYRLVTLYLSGLFGAALVAWVLGWARTYLLARVSERISADLRTTTYEHLLKLSLEYFGGKRTGDLMARIGSESDRISVFLSLHLLDFATDVLMIAMTAVILVSIDPWLALVTLVPLPFIAWMIHLVRDRLRHGFEKIDRIWSEITNVLADTIPGIRVVKAFAQEKREVTRFAEANKHNLAINDRVNAVWSLFTPTVTLLTEVGLLVVWIFGIWRVSHDAITVGVLVAFLTYISRFYTRLDSMSRIVSVTQKAAAGAKRIFDILDHVSSVPEPARPVHLEKVKGAIELRDLGFRYGNRAVIRGLNLSIQPGEMIGLVGHSGSGKSTLVNLICRFYDVSEGAIRLDGTDIRSLPVSEFRRNIGLVLQEPFLFFGTIADNIAYGKPDATREEIIAAARAAHAHEFILRLPHGYDSLVGERGQALSGGERQRISIARALLINPRILIMDEATSSVDTTTEKEIQKALDNLVQGRTTIAIAHRLSTLRKADRLVVMDRGQIVEVGNHDELLAREGAYYKLYQAQARNVDAETDLTSDGERVDAAAPAYAQ; this comes from the coding sequence ATGACCCAGTCCTCCCCATCGTCCGCCCCCACCGTCGCCCGCGCTCAGGAACCCTGGAGTGTCGTGCTGGGCTCGAGCCTCGCTCCAGAAGAAACCGTCCAGGCCGGGCTGCAGCTGGATTTGGACGCAAGACTGCATTTTACCCACGGGTGGCTGGTTGTTACGAACCGTCGCCTGATAGGCCAAGCCCCCGGCGAAAAGGATTTGCAAAGCTGGGACATCGCTCCTGGCATGACGCTCGCCCATAGCGACCACGCCGGCGTCGGCACGCTGGAGCTGTCCGACGGACAGCACCGGCTGGCCAGCTGGCGGTACACGCTGGGCCACAACACCGACGCGCTGCGGCTGGCTGACGCCTTTGACGCCCAGCGCGACGCCCTGACCACCGGTGCCAAGGCCGCGCAGCCCGACGCGGACACCTGCCCGATCTGCAAGGCGCCCCTCCCGACTGGTGACGACAACTGCCCGCAATGCAGCCGTGAACTGGAGCAGCCGCCCTCGACCTGGGCGCTGCTGCGCCTGTGGCGCTTCGCCCAGCCGTATCGGTGGGAATTGCTGGCCGGTTTCGCCCTGCTGCTGATCGGCACGGCCGCCACCCTGGTGCCGCCGTACCTGACGATGCCCTTGATGGACAAGGTGCTGATCCCCTACCAGAACGGGCAGCCGGTCGATTACCGCCTGGTTACGCTCTATCTGTCCGGCCTGTTTGGCGCCGCGCTGGTGGCCTGGGTGCTGGGCTGGGCGCGCACGTATCTGCTGGCGCGCGTGTCCGAGCGCATCAGCGCCGACCTGCGCACGACCACCTACGAGCACCTGCTCAAGCTGTCGCTCGAGTACTTCGGCGGCAAGCGCACGGGCGACTTGATGGCGCGCATCGGCTCGGAAAGCGACCGCATCAGCGTGTTCCTGTCGTTGCACCTGCTCGATTTCGCCACCGACGTGCTGATGATCGCGATGACGGCCGTCATCCTGGTCTCGATCGACCCATGGCTGGCACTGGTGACCCTCGTGCCGCTGCCCTTTATCGCGTGGATGATCCACTTGGTGCGCGACCGCCTGCGCCACGGCTTCGAGAAGATCGACCGGATCTGGTCGGAAATCACCAACGTGCTGGCCGATACGATCCCGGGCATCCGCGTGGTCAAGGCCTTTGCCCAGGAAAAGCGCGAGGTGACGCGCTTTGCCGAGGCCAACAAGCACAACCTGGCGATCAACGATCGCGTCAACGCGGTGTGGTCGCTGTTTACCCCGACCGTCACGCTGCTGACCGAAGTCGGGCTGCTGGTGGTGTGGATCTTCGGCATCTGGCGGGTGAGCCACGACGCCATCACCGTCGGTGTGCTGGTGGCGTTCCTGACCTATATCAGCCGCTTCTACACGCGCCTGGATTCCATGAGCCGCATCGTGTCCGTCACGCAGAAGGCGGCGGCCGGCGCCAAGCGGATCTTCGATATTCTCGACCACGTGTCGAGCGTGCCCGAGCCGGCCAGGCCCGTGCATCTCGAGAAGGTGAAGGGCGCGATCGAACTGCGCGACCTGGGCTTCCGTTATGGCAACCGCGCGGTGATCCGCGGCCTGAACCTGTCGATCCAGCCGGGCGAGATGATCGGGCTGGTGGGGCACAGCGGCTCGGGCAAGAGCACGCTCGTGAACCTGATCTGCCGTTTCTACGATGTGTCCGAAGGCGCGATCCGCCTGGATGGCACCGACATCCGTTCGCTGCCCGTCTCGGAATTCCGCCGCAACATCGGCCTGGTGCTGCAGGAGCCGTTCCTGTTCTTCGGCACGATCGCCGACAACATTGCCTACGGCAAACCCGACGCCACGCGCGAAGAGATCATTGCCGCCGCGCGTGCCGCCCACGCCCACGAGTTCATCCTGCGCCTGCCGCACGGCTACGACTCGCTGGTGGGTGAACGCGGCCAGGCCCTGTCGGGCGGCGAACGCCAGCGTATTTCGATTGCGCGGGCCCTGCTCATCAACCCGCGCATCCTGATCATGGACGAGGCCACGTCTTCCGTGGACACGACCACCGAGAAGGAAATCCAGAAGGCGCTCGACAACCTCGTGCAGGGCCGCACCACCATCGCTATCGCGCACCGGTTGTCGACGCTGCGCAAGGCGGATCGCCTCGTCGTCATGGATCGCGGCCAGATCGTCGAAGTCGGCAATCACGACGAGCTGCTCGCGCGCGAAGGCGCGTATTACAAGCTTTATCAGGCGCAGGCCCGCAATGTCGATGCCGAGACCGATCTGACCAGCGACGGCGAGCGCGTGGACGCCGCCGCGCCGGCTTACGCACAGTGA
- the cphA gene encoding cyanophycin synthetase, which produces MKKKDIEILDVMSLRGPNMWTYRPVLEAWVDIGELEDYPSNTIPGFYERLSTWLPTLIEHRCSPGVRGGFLMRLKEGTWPGHILEHVTLELQNLAGMPGGFGKARETPVRGVYKVIVRAWHEDVTRAALFAARDLVMAAIEDRPYDVDAAVETLRDLVDEQCLGPSTACIVDAADDRNIPSIRLSDGNLVQLGYGARQRRIWTAETDRTSAIAESISRDKDLTKSLLQSCGVPVPEGRMVDSAEDAWEAAEDIGVPVVVKPYDGNHGRGVFTNLMTREEVETAYAVAIEEGNGVIVERFVSGNEHRLLVVGGRLAAAAMGETASVVGDGTSTIEELIESQINSDPRRGSTEEHPLNFVRLDSAARLELKRQGYADGSAVPPAGRSVLIQRNGNVAFDVTDRVHPSVAAHASLAARVVGLDIAGVDLVADDISRPLDEQRGAIVEVNAGPGLLMHIRPAQGEPRPVGRAIVDHLFSDKDGAQDDGRIPIVGITGTNGKTVVAKLVAQMLQLSGKHTGLGCSDGLYLDRRQVESGARTDRAAWDACHRILMNRAVEAAVFESDSGMILSQGLPYDRCQVGVVTNFGKPDHLGDFYVEDEDRMYSVLRTQIDVVLKTGVGVLNAADARLVEMADLCDGEVIFFALTGDLEAIAAHRAAGKRAVFVRDGKVVLATGPTELALADVSAIPLTYDGRVPFQLENVLAAVATGWALGISNDLMRAGILTFDVGQVDVPGRFTLFQHHGATIVVDDAHNASALEALAAALDNFPAQRRTLVFGAGLQRRDEDLVAQGTVIGQTFDRVLLCEDASVKRTDAEFDRQARALLKQGLQAGGRVAEVVVEGAKRRDVVDAALSQVTAGDLLVLQCDECAIEGTVQQVHQWMGRAESQN; this is translated from the coding sequence ATGAAGAAGAAGGACATTGAGATTCTCGATGTCATGTCGCTGCGCGGCCCGAATATGTGGACATATCGGCCAGTGCTGGAGGCATGGGTCGATATTGGTGAACTGGAGGACTATCCCTCCAACACGATTCCCGGGTTCTACGAGCGTCTGTCGACATGGCTGCCCACGCTGATCGAGCACCGCTGCAGCCCCGGCGTGCGCGGCGGCTTCCTGATGCGCTTGAAGGAAGGCACCTGGCCCGGCCACATCCTGGAACACGTCACCCTCGAATTGCAGAACCTGGCCGGCATGCCCGGCGGCTTCGGCAAGGCGCGCGAGACACCCGTGCGCGGCGTCTACAAGGTGATCGTCCGCGCCTGGCACGAAGACGTGACCCGCGCTGCCCTGTTCGCCGCCCGTGATCTGGTCATGGCGGCCATTGAAGACCGCCCGTACGACGTGGACGCCGCCGTCGAAACGCTGCGCGACCTGGTGGACGAACAGTGCCTGGGCCCCAGCACCGCCTGCATCGTCGATGCCGCCGATGACCGCAATATCCCGTCCATCCGCCTGTCGGACGGCAACCTCGTGCAGCTCGGCTATGGCGCTCGCCAGCGCCGCATCTGGACGGCCGAAACCGACCGCACCAGCGCCATTGCCGAATCGATCTCGCGCGACAAGGACCTGACCAAGAGCCTGCTGCAGTCGTGCGGCGTGCCCGTGCCGGAAGGGCGCATGGTCGACAGCGCCGAAGATGCCTGGGAGGCCGCCGAAGACATCGGCGTGCCGGTGGTGGTCAAGCCGTACGACGGCAACCACGGCCGCGGCGTGTTCACGAACCTGATGACGCGCGAAGAGGTGGAAACCGCTTACGCCGTGGCCATCGAGGAAGGCAACGGCGTGATCGTCGAGCGCTTCGTCTCCGGTAACGAACACCGCCTGCTGGTGGTGGGCGGCCGTCTGGCGGCGGCGGCGATGGGCGAGACCGCGTCGGTGGTCGGCGATGGCACCTCGACCATCGAAGAATTGATCGAATCGCAGATCAATTCCGACCCGCGCCGCGGCAGCACTGAAGAACACCCGCTGAACTTTGTGCGCCTGGATTCCGCCGCACGCCTCGAACTCAAGCGCCAGGGCTACGCTGACGGCAGCGCCGTGCCGCCGGCGGGCCGCAGCGTGCTGATCCAGCGCAACGGCAACGTCGCCTTTGACGTGACCGACCGTGTGCATCCGAGCGTGGCCGCGCACGCATCGCTGGCCGCGCGCGTGGTCGGTCTCGACATTGCCGGCGTGGACCTGGTGGCCGACGACATCTCGCGCCCGCTGGACGAGCAGCGTGGCGCCATTGTCGAGGTCAACGCCGGGCCTGGTTTGCTGATGCACATTCGCCCGGCCCAGGGGGAACCGCGCCCTGTCGGCCGCGCGATTGTCGATCACCTGTTTTCCGACAAGGACGGCGCGCAGGACGATGGCCGGATTCCCATCGTCGGCATCACGGGCACCAACGGCAAGACCGTCGTGGCCAAGCTGGTGGCGCAGATGCTGCAACTGTCGGGCAAGCACACGGGGTTGGGCTGCAGCGATGGCCTGTACCTCGATCGCCGCCAGGTGGAATCCGGCGCGCGCACCGACCGCGCCGCGTGGGATGCCTGCCATCGCATCCTAATGAACCGGGCGGTTGAAGCCGCCGTGTTCGAGAGCGACAGCGGCATGATCCTCTCGCAGGGGCTGCCGTATGACCGCTGCCAGGTGGGCGTCGTCACCAACTTCGGCAAGCCCGATCACCTGGGCGATTTCTACGTCGAAGATGAAGACCGGATGTACAGCGTCCTGCGCACGCAGATCGACGTGGTGCTGAAGACTGGCGTGGGCGTGCTCAATGCCGCCGATGCGCGCCTCGTTGAAATGGCCGACCTGTGCGATGGCGAAGTGATCTTCTTCGCCTTGACGGGCGATCTGGAGGCCATCGCCGCGCATCGCGCTGCTGGCAAACGGGCCGTGTTCGTGCGCGACGGCAAGGTGGTGCTCGCCACCGGCCCGACCGAACTGGCGCTGGCCGACGTGTCGGCCATTCCCCTGACCTACGACGGCCGCGTGCCGTTCCAGCTTGAAAACGTGCTGGCGGCTGTGGCTACCGGCTGGGCGCTGGGCATTTCGAACGATCTGATGCGCGCCGGCATCCTGACCTTCGATGTGGGGCAGGTAGATGTGCCGGGCCGCTTCACGCTGTTCCAGCACCATGGCGCCACGATCGTGGTGGATGACGCGCACAACGCGTCGGCGCTGGAAGCCTTGGCCGCTGCGCTGGACAACTTCCCGGCGCAACGCCGCACGCTGGTGTTCGGCGCCGGCCTGCAACGCCGTGATGAAGACCTGGTGGCGCAAGGCACCGTCATCGGACAGACATTCGACCGCGTGCTGCTGTGCGAAGACGCCAGTGTCAAACGCACCGATGCCGAGTTCGATCGCCAAGCACGCGCGCTGCTCAAGCAAGGGTTGCAGGCAGGCGGTCGCGTGGCTGAAGTCGTCGTCGAAGGGGCCAAGCGCCGGGATGTCGTGGACGCGGCGCTCTCGCAGGTCACAGCAGGCGACCTGCTGGTTTTGCAATGCGATGAGTGCGCCATCGAGGGCACCGTCCAGCAGGTACACCAGTGGATGGGCCGCGCCGAATCCCAGAACTGA
- the cphA gene encoding cyanophycin synthetase, translating into MEVSRIRALRGPNLWCRHTAIEAIVACSDQSQLLAELPGFEDRLRARFPAIGPMRPDDEADAPSIAHALEAAALGLQAAAGCPVTFSHTEPTLEPGTYQVVVEYTEEEVGRLAFELAGQLCLAARDDQPFDLDDALHRLRELDEDVRLGPSTGSIVDAAVARGIPYRRLTQGSMVQFGWGSKQRRIQAAETDMTSAVAESIAQDKDLTKALLHAAGVPVPLGRSVRSAEEAWEAAQEIHGPVVVKPRDGNQGKGVAVRIRTREEVMTAYEAAADISSDVIVERYIPGHDFRLLVVGKHLVAAARRDPPQVIGDGKHTVRELVDEVNRDPRRGEGHATSLTKIRFDDIALATLAKQGLSADAVPPKGTRVVLRNNANLSTGGTATDVTDDVHPAIAARAVAAAQMVGLDICGVDAVCETMLKPFEDQAGGIVEVNAAPGLRMHLQPSYGKGRAVGEAIVSTMFADGDDGRIPVVAVSGTNGKTTTVRLITHLLASSGLRMGMTGTDGVYIQGQRIDTGDCSGPRSARNVLLHPDVDAAVFETARGGLLREGLAFDRCDVAVVTNVGEGDHLGLNYISTVEDLAVLKSVIVQNVAPRGMAVLNAADPMVARMADGCPGSVTFFAHDPSLPTMARHRAQGKRVVFVDGPEIVVAEGANETRIALADIPLTRNGTIGFQVENAMSSIAAAWALGIDWTVIRRGLATFVNDAATAPGRFNLFDYKGATLIADYGHNPDAIQALCNAVATMPAQRRMVVISGAGDRRDEDIRKQTQILGGVFDDVVLYEDQCQRGRADGEVLALLREGLQGASRTSRVEEIRGEFLAIDTALGRLQPGDLCLILIDQVEEALEHIARRVAE; encoded by the coding sequence ATGGAAGTCTCTCGTATCCGGGCCTTGCGCGGCCCAAATCTCTGGTGCCGCCATACGGCCATCGAGGCCATCGTGGCCTGCTCGGACCAATCCCAACTGCTGGCCGAGCTGCCGGGCTTTGAAGACCGCCTGCGCGCGCGCTTTCCGGCGATTGGCCCGATGCGCCCCGATGACGAAGCCGATGCGCCATCGATTGCGCATGCGCTGGAAGCCGCGGCGCTGGGCCTGCAAGCCGCCGCGGGTTGCCCGGTGACGTTCAGCCACACCGAGCCCACGCTCGAACCGGGCACGTATCAGGTCGTCGTCGAATACACCGAAGAGGAAGTGGGCCGACTGGCATTCGAGCTGGCCGGCCAGCTTTGCCTGGCGGCGCGCGATGACCAGCCGTTCGATCTGGACGATGCACTCCACCGACTGCGCGAGCTGGACGAAGACGTGCGCCTCGGGCCCAGCACCGGCTCCATCGTCGATGCCGCCGTGGCGCGCGGCATTCCGTATCGTCGCCTGACGCAGGGCTCGATGGTGCAGTTTGGCTGGGGCAGCAAACAGCGCCGCATTCAGGCCGCCGAAACCGACATGACCAGCGCCGTGGCCGAATCCATCGCGCAGGACAAGGACCTCACGAAGGCCCTGCTGCATGCGGCCGGTGTGCCAGTGCCGCTGGGCCGTTCGGTGCGCAGCGCCGAGGAAGCCTGGGAAGCCGCGCAGGAAATCCACGGCCCGGTCGTGGTCAAGCCCCGCGACGGCAACCAGGGCAAGGGCGTGGCCGTGCGCATCCGCACGCGCGAAGAAGTGATGACGGCGTACGAAGCGGCCGCCGACATTTCTTCGGACGTGATCGTCGAGCGCTACATCCCCGGCCACGACTTCCGGTTGCTCGTGGTGGGCAAGCATCTGGTGGCAGCTGCGCGCCGCGACCCGCCGCAGGTCATCGGTGACGGCAAGCACACCGTGCGCGAGCTGGTCGACGAAGTGAATCGCGACCCGCGCCGCGGCGAAGGACATGCCACGTCGCTCACGAAAATCCGCTTCGACGACATTGCACTGGCCACGCTCGCCAAGCAGGGCCTGAGCGCCGACGCCGTGCCGCCCAAGGGCACGCGCGTGGTGTTGCGCAATAACGCGAACCTTTCCACGGGCGGCACCGCCACCGACGTGACCGACGACGTGCACCCCGCCATCGCCGCGCGCGCCGTGGCGGCAGCGCAGATGGTCGGCCTCGACATCTGCGGGGTGGATGCCGTGTGCGAAACGATGCTCAAGCCGTTCGAGGATCAGGCCGGCGGCATCGTTGAAGTCAACGCCGCGCCGGGTTTGCGCATGCATTTGCAGCCGTCGTACGGCAAGGGCCGTGCCGTGGGCGAGGCGATTGTCTCGACGATGTTTGCGGATGGCGACGACGGCCGCATCCCCGTGGTGGCGGTGTCCGGCACCAACGGCAAGACGACGACCGTGCGCCTGATTACCCATCTGCTGGCGTCCAGCGGTCTGCGCATGGGCATGACCGGCACCGATGGCGTGTACATCCAGGGCCAGCGTATCGACACCGGCGACTGCAGCGGCCCGCGCAGCGCGCGCAACGTGCTGCTGCATCCGGATGTCGATGCCGCCGTCTTCGAAACCGCGCGCGGCGGCCTGCTGCGCGAAGGTCTTGCGTTCGACCGCTGCGATGTGGCCGTGGTGACGAACGTGGGCGAAGGCGACCACCTGGGCCTGAACTACATCAGCACGGTGGAAGACCTGGCCGTGCTCAAGAGCGTGATCGTGCAGAACGTGGCGCCGCGCGGCATGGCGGTGCTCAACGCCGCCGACCCGATGGTCGCGCGCATGGCCGACGGCTGCCCCGGCTCGGTAACCTTCTTCGCGCACGATCCGAGCTTGCCTACCATGGCGCGGCACCGTGCGCAGGGCAAGCGCGTGGTGTTTGTCGATGGCCCCGAGATCGTAGTCGCCGAAGGTGCCAACGAAACGCGCATCGCACTGGCCGACATTCCGCTCACGCGCAACGGCACGATCGGATTCCAGGTGGAAAACGCGATGTCGTCGATTGCGGCGGCATGGGCGCTTGGCATCGACTGGACGGTGATCCGCCGCGGGCTGGCGACGTTTGTGAACGACGCCGCCACCGCGCCGGGGCGCTTCAACCTGTTCGACTACAAGGGCGCCACGCTCATCGCCGACTACGGCCATAACCCGGATGCCATCCAGGCACTGTGTAACGCGGTAGCCACCATGCCGGCGCAGCGGCGCATGGTGGTGATCAGCGGGGCTGGCGACCGCCGCGACGAAGATATCCGCAAGCAGACGCAGATTCTTGGCGGTGTGTTTGACGACGTCGTGCTGTATGAAGATCAATGCCAGCGCGGGCGCGCCGACGGTGAAGTGCTTGCGCTGCTGCGTGAAGGGTTGCAGGGTGCGTCGCGCACGAGCCGTGTTGAAGAAATCCGCGGGGAATTCCTGGCGATCGATACGGCGCTGGGGCGGTTGCAGCCCGGTGATCTCTGCCTGATTTTGATTGATCAGGTGGAGGAGGCGTTGGAACATATTGCTCGGCGGGTTGCTGAGTAA
- a CDS encoding flavin reductase family protein, translating into MMTPPPSPFAIMPNPPTLAPVELAKSYRLLNHGPTTLVTSAHNGVRNVMAAAWAMPLDFDPPKVLVVVDSRTLTRELIEASAVFALNIPTRAIAETTLAVGTLTGRDGDKFEALGLATVPARTIDVPLVAGCAGWLECRVIPEPHNEKRYDLFIAEVTAAWADPALFSNGRWHFTDAGSKTLHYLAGGAFFETGEAFTVQVKQP; encoded by the coding sequence ATGATGACGCCTCCCCCTAGTCCCTTCGCCATCATGCCGAATCCCCCCACACTGGCCCCAGTAGAACTCGCAAAGTCCTACCGCCTCCTGAACCACGGCCCGACCACGCTGGTCACCAGCGCCCACAACGGCGTACGCAACGTCATGGCTGCCGCCTGGGCGATGCCGCTCGACTTTGACCCACCCAAAGTGCTCGTCGTGGTCGACAGCCGCACACTCACCCGCGAGCTGATCGAAGCCTCGGCTGTGTTTGCGCTGAACATTCCCACCCGCGCAATTGCCGAGACCACACTCGCGGTCGGTACGCTCACGGGCCGGGACGGCGACAAGTTCGAAGCGCTCGGCCTGGCTACAGTGCCAGCCCGCACGATCGACGTGCCGCTGGTGGCCGGTTGCGCAGGGTGGCTGGAATGCCGCGTCATCCCCGAGCCGCACAACGAGAAGCGCTACGACCTTTTCATCGCCGAAGTGACCGCCGCCTGGGCGGACCCAGCGCTGTTCAGCAACGGCCGCTGGCACTTCACTGATGCGGGCAGCAAGACCCTGCACTACCTCGCGGGCGGTGCATTCTTTGAGACCGGCGAAGCGTTCACCGTCCAGGTGAAACAGCCATGA
- a CDS encoding GNAT family N-acetyltransferase, protein MSDISIRPLIDEDAAAFKALRLKAIQDAPTAIWPTHAEESSRTLEETSNRIRATEHQIVFGAFAGPELVGIAGLRRDPLAQVAHKAVLWGVFVDPAHRRGGIAGRLLHAAIAHARAAQVLQIHLCVNAENSRAQALYRNAGFETFGIERRAMRVGDRFYDEEHMALRLDA, encoded by the coding sequence ATGAGCGATATCTCCATCCGCCCGTTGATCGATGAGGATGCTGCAGCGTTCAAGGCACTGCGCCTGAAGGCCATTCAAGACGCACCCACCGCCATCTGGCCGACGCACGCTGAAGAATCGAGCCGCACGCTGGAGGAAACCAGCAATCGCATCCGGGCGACTGAACATCAGATTGTCTTCGGAGCATTTGCCGGGCCGGAGCTGGTCGGCATTGCCGGCCTACGTCGTGACCCGCTCGCGCAGGTTGCCCACAAGGCTGTGCTGTGGGGCGTGTTTGTTGACCCTGCGCATCGGCGGGGCGGTATTGCGGGCCGTCTGCTGCACGCCGCTATTGCGCATGCGCGTGCTGCCCAGGTGCTGCAGATTCATCTTTGCGTCAACGCCGAAAACTCGCGTGCGCAAGCGCTGTATCGCAACGCGGGTTTCGAAACCTTCGGCATTGAGCGCCGCGCCATGCGTGTCGGCGATCGCTTCTACGACGAAGAACACATGGCGCTGCGGCTGGACGCCTAA
- a CDS encoding AraC family transcriptional regulator encodes MKSNEKGTVSVSLVNEAVTRARAHGVDTQPIMAAAGITPQMLAQPRSRVSSAQYGALWAGIAQAMDDEFFGQDAHPMRSGSFVAMTQAALTARTGRQALARATGFLRLVLDDLHVRVEEDDQRVRLVFEHRKGTRVPPMFTYATWLIMVYGLVCWLVGRRIPFIAARFRCAAPQDAQEYRLMFCDDMAFKQDASYVDLSPTFLDLPVIQTAASIKTFLRDAPGSFIVKYRNPDSFAARVRKMLRNLPVASWPASDAMALKLNVAEATMRRRLKLEGHTYQSIKDDLRRDIAIGQLQDTRRTIADIAVAVGFAEPSAFHRAFRKWTGMRPTDYRTER; translated from the coding sequence ATGAAAAGCAACGAGAAAGGAACCGTCTCTGTCAGCCTCGTCAACGAGGCCGTGACGCGTGCGCGCGCACATGGCGTCGATACGCAGCCCATCATGGCAGCTGCGGGCATCACGCCGCAGATGCTGGCGCAACCGCGCAGCCGCGTGTCGTCCGCGCAGTACGGCGCGCTGTGGGCCGGCATTGCGCAGGCCATGGACGACGAGTTCTTCGGGCAGGATGCACACCCCATGCGCTCGGGCAGCTTCGTGGCGATGACGCAGGCGGCGCTGACCGCGCGCACGGGCCGGCAGGCGCTCGCGCGGGCCACGGGCTTTCTGCGGCTGGTGCTGGATGACCTGCATGTACGCGTTGAAGAAGACGATCAGCGTGTGCGTCTCGTGTTCGAGCACCGCAAGGGCACGCGTGTGCCGCCCATGTTCACCTACGCCACGTGGCTCATCATGGTCTACGGGCTGGTGTGCTGGCTGGTGGGGCGGCGCATTCCGTTCATTGCCGCGCGCTTCCGTTGCGCGGCGCCGCAGGATGCGCAGGAATATCGCCTGATGTTCTGCGACGACATGGCGTTCAAGCAGGATGCGTCGTACGTCGACCTATCGCCCACCTTTCTAGACCTGCCCGTCATCCAGACGGCCGCGTCCATCAAGACGTTCCTGCGCGACGCGCCGGGCAGCTTCATCGTCAAGTACCGCAACCCGGATTCGTTCGCAGCGCGCGTGCGCAAGATGCTGCGTAACCTCCCGGTGGCCAGTTGGCCCGCGTCGGACGCAATGGCGCTCAAACTGAACGTGGCCGAGGCGACCATGCGGCGGCGCCTGAAGCTCGAGGGCCACACGTATCAGTCGATCAAGGACGACCTGCGGCGCGACATTGCCATCGGCCAATTGCAGGACACGCGCCGCACCATCGCCGACATTGCCGTCGCGGTCGGCTTTGCGGAACCGAGCGCCTTTCACCGCGCCTTCCGCAAATGGACCGGCATGCGGCCGACGGACTATCGGACGGAGCGTTAG
- a CDS encoding acyl-CoA dehydrogenase: MDDFYTEEQRMIHDAARAFATERLAPNAAQWDRDGALPDEVVREMGELGLLGMIVPAEWGGSYTDYVAYALALEEVAAGCAASATMMSVHNSVGCGPILKFGTEAQKARYLPDLATGRAIGAFCLTEPHAGSEANNLRTRAVLRDGKWVLTGNKQFVTNGARADIAIVFAVTDPDAGKRGISAFIVPTDTPGFHVGRPEHKLGIRASDTCPITLEDCAVPEENLLGERGEGLKIALSNLEGGRIGIAAQAVGIARAAFDAARNYANERIQFGKALREHQTIANMLADMATRLNAARLLVHHAARLRSADKPCLSEASQAKLYASELAEEICSNAIQIHGGYGYLADYAVERHYRDARITQIYEGTSEVQRMVIARHV; the protein is encoded by the coding sequence ATGGACGACTTCTATACCGAAGAGCAGCGGATGATCCACGACGCTGCGCGCGCCTTTGCCACCGAGCGCCTGGCGCCCAACGCCGCGCAGTGGGACCGTGACGGCGCCCTTCCCGACGAGGTGGTGCGCGAGATGGGCGAGCTGGGCCTGCTGGGCATGATCGTGCCGGCGGAGTGGGGCGGTTCGTACACCGACTACGTGGCCTATGCGCTTGCGCTGGAAGAGGTGGCTGCCGGGTGCGCTGCCAGCGCGACGATGATGAGCGTGCACAACTCGGTGGGCTGCGGCCCCATCCTCAAGTTCGGCACCGAGGCGCAGAAGGCGCGTTACCTGCCGGACCTGGCCACGGGCCGCGCGATTGGCGCGTTCTGCCTGACCGAGCCGCACGCCGGCTCCGAAGCCAACAACCTGCGCACCCGTGCGGTACTGCGCGACGGCAAGTGGGTGCTCACCGGCAACAAGCAGTTCGTCACCAACGGCGCACGCGCGGACATCGCCATCGTCTTTGCCGTGACGGACCCTGATGCGGGCAAGCGCGGCATCTCCGCTTTCATCGTGCCGACGGACACGCCGGGCTTTCACGTCGGGCGTCCCGAACACAAGCTCGGCATTCGCGCATCGGACACCTGCCCGATCACCCTGGAAGACTGCGCCGTGCCCGAAGAGAACCTGCTGGGTGAGCGTGGCGAGGGCCTGAAGATCGCATTGTCGAACCTCGAAGGCGGACGCATCGGCATTGCCGCGCAAGCCGTGGGCATTGCGCGTGCCGCCTTCGATGCAGCGCGCAACTACGCGAATGAGCGCATTCAGTTCGGCAAGGCGCTGCGCGAGCACCAGACCATCGCCAACATGCTGGCCGACATGGCCACGCGTCTGAATGCAGCGCGCCTGCTCGTTCACCATGCGGCGCGCCTGCGCAGCGCAGACAAGCCGTGTTTGTCGGAAGCCTCGCAGGCCAAGCTCTACGCGTCGGAACTGGCCGAGGAGATCTGCTCCAACGCCATCCAGATCCACGGAGGCTATGGCTACCTGGCCGACTACGCCGTCGAGCGCCACTACCGCGATGCACGCATCACCCAGATCTACGAAGGCACCAGCGAAGTCCAGCGGATGGTGATTGCGCGGCACGTGTAG